A genomic stretch from Desulfonauticus submarinus includes:
- a CDS encoding ParB N-terminal domain-containing protein has translation MLALKEKLSLIDPNQIITENPWILWPKEPCPELLKSLEYLGQLEPILIFQEQEKIFLIHGYKRTLALKNLKKNILALKIEKKSPKKLGFIYYSLNNLPYPAQWALVKAFRFFSKFKLSSQELAILGIHPKGLQLKLLNNWIKLPKKWDNLLQLEHLDLEIGGLVKNFSLNEQEVLFLLFKDLKWSKSNQKKVLQWLNEISLKTQKQLNSLLEEMNIFTVLSSNLSPQDKIKKILNLVWKYRYPLLSQTHSKILNHLKNLQAGTGWTIDHPFQLENSNLIFKGKFSNPKDLSHAIEELKLIAKQNPWANWESFLDI, from the coding sequence ATGTTAGCTTTAAAAGAAAAATTATCCTTAATAGACCCTAATCAGATAATTACAGAAAACCCTTGGATACTCTGGCCTAAAGAGCCTTGCCCAGAGCTTTTAAAAAGTTTAGAATATTTAGGGCAATTAGAGCCAATCCTTATTTTTCAAGAACAGGAAAAAATTTTCCTTATCCATGGATATAAACGAACTTTAGCCTTAAAAAATTTAAAAAAAAATATCTTAGCCTTAAAAATAGAAAAAAAATCTCCCAAAAAGTTGGGCTTCATTTATTATTCTTTAAATAATCTACCTTATCCTGCCCAGTGGGCTTTAGTAAAAGCATTTAGATTTTTTTCTAAATTTAAACTGTCTTCCCAAGAATTAGCAATATTAGGGATCCACCCAAAAGGCCTACAATTAAAGCTGCTTAACAATTGGATAAAACTTCCTAAAAAATGGGATAACCTCCTACAATTGGAGCATCTTGACTTAGAGATAGGGGGCTTAGTTAAAAATTTCTCCCTAAATGAACAAGAGGTTCTTTTTTTATTGTTTAAAGATCTAAAATGGTCTAAATCTAATCAAAAAAAAGTTCTCCAATGGCTAAATGAAATCAGCCTAAAAACTCAAAAACAACTTAACTCACTCTTAGAAGAAATGAACATCTTCACTGTTCTGAGCTCTAACCTATCCCCACAAGACAAGATAAAAAAAATACTAAACCTTGTTTGGAAGTATCGCTATCCACTTTTATCTCAAACACATTCAAAAATACTAAATCATCTCAAAAACCTTCAAGCAGGCACAGGTTGGACTATTGACCATCCATTTCAATTAGAAAATAGCAACCTTATTTTTAAAGGAAAATTTTCAAATCCTAAAGATTTATCCCACGCAATCGAAGAGTTAAAATTGATTGCAAAACAAAATCCTTGGGCAAATTGGGAGAGTTTTCTTGACATCTAA
- a CDS encoding SPL family radical SAM protein, which produces MTSKLPSYLNLKYLYLDPSLSTTNPILQNVKKHLPDIKILPLSSTQSYQPQSLILKKFKGKFLRFCPGTRYYNCCGYKIIHFGENCPLNCTYCILQAYFQDKTLKIWANIDDLFQELDKTFKTNPNLRFRTGTGEFTDSLVLEPLTGYAQKLTNFLQNYSNVRLELKSKVADLSWTNGLHKIDHILPAWSLNAPEIVKKEEKLVIPLEERLRAAQKCVSLGIKVCLHFDPIIYYPNWEKGYSKTIEMVFDYLKPEHICYLSLGSFRGMPELFHTISQKHPKSTYIYEEYIYGLDGKLRLFLPLRLKMFSFIVKKLKKAGLKDQIYYCMESDLVWEKTLGYTPIKLGGLDKHLEKLSFNNLL; this is translated from the coding sequence TTGACATCTAAACTTCCTTCTTATTTAAATTTAAAATACCTTTACCTTGATCCAAGCTTATCCACTACTAATCCTATTCTTCAAAATGTAAAAAAACATCTTCCTGACATAAAAATTTTGCCTTTAAGTTCAACGCAATCTTACCAACCTCAAAGTTTAATTTTGAAAAAATTTAAAGGCAAATTTTTACGCTTTTGTCCAGGAACAAGGTATTATAATTGCTGTGGATACAAAATAATTCATTTTGGGGAAAACTGTCCTTTAAATTGCACTTACTGTATTCTTCAAGCCTATTTTCAAGATAAAACTTTAAAAATATGGGCAAATATAGACGATTTATTCCAAGAACTAGATAAAACTTTTAAAACAAACCCTAATCTTCGTTTTAGAACAGGAACAGGAGAATTTACAGATTCGTTGGTCTTAGAACCCCTTACAGGATATGCTCAAAAATTAACCAATTTTTTACAAAACTATTCTAACGTACGCCTTGAGTTAAAAAGTAAAGTAGCAGATTTAAGTTGGACAAATGGTCTTCATAAAATTGACCATATCTTACCAGCTTGGTCCTTAAATGCTCCAGAAATAGTAAAAAAAGAAGAAAAACTCGTAATCCCCTTAGAAGAACGCCTCAGGGCAGCTCAAAAATGTGTATCACTGGGAATCAAAGTTTGCCTTCATTTTGACCCTATAATTTATTATCCAAATTGGGAAAAAGGATATTCAAAAACTATTGAAATGGTATTTGATTACTTAAAACCAGAACATATCTGCTACCTTAGTCTTGGATCTTTTAGAGGAATGCCAGAACTCTTTCATACCATCTCTCAAAAACACCCCAAATCAACTTATATCTACGAAGAATACATTTACGGATTAGATGGCAAGTTAAGATTATTTTTGCCTTTACGCCTCAAAATGTTCTCTTTTATAGTAAAAAAATTAAAAAAAGCTGGCCTTAAAGACCAAATATATTACTGTATGGAATCTGACTTAGTTTGGGAAAAAACTCTAGGATATACCCCCATTAAATTAGGTGGCTTGGATAAACACCTAGAAAAATTAAGTTTTAACAACCTACTTTAA
- the fusA gene encoding elongation factor G, translating into MREKLEKQRTYALVGHGGCGKTSVAEMLLFQAKVISRLGKIEEGTTCLDYEPEEIKRRGSIQPGFAYFKWQKGDHYLIDVPGDANFNGDIQYLLTAADGVVFVLDAIDGVKPLTKKMWAEVEKAGLPSIIFINKMDRERANFDQAYEGLSNVLGIKAIPLFLPIGAEADFQGVVDILEQKALFFTEDGKVKSGDIPAELADKVEELRTALIEDIAESDEALMEKYLEEGELSKDEILSGLKKGILARELFPVCVGAALVNKGGNILLDTINWLLPSPLERAPFEGEDGEERPSSPDEPLAAFVFKTIVDPFTGQLSVMRVLSGVLSSDMTLLNANKDSKEKLGQLLVFEGKKQVPVKGEVGPGAIVAVAKLKETSTGDTLCDEKAPFKLKKPDVAPCIISYALAAEKQGEEDKVFASVQKLLDEDITLELTRNEETGDMLLSGMGQLHIETTVEKVKRRYKVGIVLKTPKIPYRETIKGKAEVQGKYKKQTGGRGQYGDCWIRLEPLPRGKGYEFVDAIVGGVIPKQYIPAVDAGIQEAARKGVVAGYPVVDFKVTLYDGSYHSVDSSEMAFKIAGSMAFKKAVEKCKPILLEPIMNVTVYIPDEYMGDVIGDISGRRGKVLGSDSKNGITEVKAQVPMAEMLSYAQSLTSMTSGQGTYTMEFDHYEEVPSQIAEKIIEESKAED; encoded by the coding sequence ATGCGGGAGAAACTTGAGAAACAAAGAACTTATGCACTGGTTGGCCATGGTGGCTGTGGAAAAACTTCTGTTGCTGAGATGCTGTTGTTTCAGGCAAAGGTTATTTCACGCCTAGGCAAAATAGAAGAAGGCACCACTTGTTTAGATTATGAGCCTGAAGAGATTAAAAGACGCGGTAGTATTCAACCTGGTTTTGCTTATTTTAAGTGGCAAAAAGGAGATCATTATTTAATTGATGTGCCTGGTGATGCTAATTTTAATGGGGATATTCAATATTTGCTTACAGCAGCAGATGGTGTTGTGTTTGTTTTAGATGCTATAGATGGAGTTAAGCCTTTAACTAAGAAAATGTGGGCAGAGGTTGAAAAGGCAGGGCTTCCTTCTATTATTTTTATTAATAAAATGGATAGAGAACGAGCTAATTTTGATCAGGCTTATGAAGGTTTGAGTAATGTTTTAGGAATAAAAGCAATACCTCTGTTTCTTCCCATAGGTGCAGAAGCAGATTTTCAAGGAGTGGTAGATATTTTAGAGCAAAAGGCTCTCTTTTTTACTGAAGATGGCAAGGTAAAAAGTGGAGACATCCCAGCAGAATTGGCAGATAAGGTGGAAGAACTTAGGACTGCTTTGATTGAAGATATTGCAGAAAGTGATGAGGCTCTCATGGAAAAATATCTTGAAGAGGGAGAGCTTAGCAAAGATGAAATTTTAAGTGGTTTAAAAAAGGGAATTTTAGCAAGGGAATTATTTCCTGTATGTGTTGGAGCTGCTTTGGTTAATAAAGGGGGAAATATTTTATTGGATACCATTAATTGGCTTTTGCCTTCACCATTAGAACGAGCTCCTTTTGAAGGAGAAGATGGAGAAGAAAGACCTTCTAGCCCTGATGAGCCACTGGCTGCCTTTGTATTTAAAACTATTGTGGATCCTTTTACCGGGCAGTTAAGTGTGATGCGAGTACTTTCTGGAGTGCTTAGTTCAGATATGACTCTTTTAAATGCTAACAAAGATAGTAAAGAAAAATTGGGTCAGTTATTGGTTTTTGAAGGGAAAAAACAAGTGCCAGTAAAAGGAGAAGTTGGACCAGGGGCAATAGTAGCTGTAGCAAAATTAAAGGAAACCTCTACAGGAGATACCTTGTGCGATGAAAAGGCTCCTTTTAAACTTAAAAAGCCAGATGTTGCCCCGTGTATTATTTCTTATGCCTTGGCTGCAGAAAAACAAGGAGAAGAAGATAAAGTTTTTGCATCTGTTCAAAAACTTTTAGATGAGGATATTACTTTAGAACTTACAAGGAATGAAGAGACAGGGGATATGCTTCTCTCTGGTATGGGGCAATTACATATAGAAACAACAGTTGAAAAGGTGAAAAGGCGATATAAAGTTGGTATTGTTTTAAAAACTCCTAAGATTCCTTATCGAGAGACTATAAAGGGTAAGGCAGAGGTCCAAGGAAAATATAAAAAGCAAACAGGTGGTAGAGGACAATATGGTGATTGTTGGATTAGGCTAGAACCTTTGCCTAGAGGTAAAGGGTATGAATTTGTAGATGCTATTGTAGGAGGTGTTATACCCAAACAATATATTCCTGCTGTTGACGCTGGTATTCAAGAGGCAGCTAGAAAGGGCGTAGTAGCAGGTTATCCTGTAGTTGATTTTAAAGTTACTTTGTATGATGGTTCTTATCATAGTGTGGATTCTTCTGAAATGGCTTTTAAGATTGCAGGTTCAATGGCTTTTAAAAAGGCAGTAGAAAAGTGTAAGCCTATTTTGCTTGAACCGATTATGAATGTAACAGTATATATTCCTGATGAGTATATGGGAGATGTAATAGGGGATATTTCTGGGCGTAGAGGTAAAGTTTTAGGTTCGGATTCAAAGAATGGTATTACTGAAGTCAAGGCACAAGTTCCGATGGCAGAAATGTTGAGTTATGCTCAAAGTCTTACTTCCATGACTAGTGGACAAGGGACTTATACTATGGAGTTTGATCACTATGAAGAAGTTCCAAGCCAGATTGCAGAAAAAATTATAGAAGAAAGCAAAGCAGAAGATTAA